One segment of Mugil cephalus isolate CIBA_MC_2020 chromosome 14, CIBA_Mcephalus_1.1, whole genome shotgun sequence DNA contains the following:
- the LOC125019527 gene encoding uncharacterized protein LOC125019527 isoform X3 → MRVNIYCCLLACALGCHVSADLFHKVVEERQVVILHCRQPVKNKVTWSRERDGRKVDILTIDGDRDIKHIKDPKKRFISLADKSLVVFKADISDSGKYLCDDEEAVELTVIPLGTRIHSVTERTSFSLNCPHDVGGSHDPGWRREMAGKEKPIRSDVSTESRSLIFTEVGPGDSGLYYCDGKPAGYLNVTTQKKPDGGGKAGQIQNQKRPSAERGTDP, encoded by the exons ATGAGGGTGAACATCTACTGCTGCCTCTTAGCCTGTGCTCTGGGCTGTCATGTCTCTGCAG atttatttcataaagTAGTTGAAGAAAGACAGGTGGTGATTCTTCATTGTCGTCAACCTGTGAAGAATAAAGTGAcgtggagcagagagagagatggaaggaaAGTTGATATTCTAACAATTGATGGTGacagagacataaaacacataaaagatcCAAAAAAACGATTCATTTCATTAGCTGATAAATCTCTGGTCGTCTTCAAAGCCGACATCTCTGACTCTGGAaaatatctgtgtgatgatgaagaagCTGTGGAACTGACTGTGATCCCATTAG GAACCAGGATCCACAGTGTTACAGAGAGGACCAGCTTCTCTCTGAATTGTCCTCATGATGTTGGAGGATCACATGATCcaggatggaggagagaaatggctggaaaagaaaaaccaatCAGGTCTGATGTTTCCACTGAGAGCAGGAGTCTGATCTTCACTGAGGTTGGTCCTGGTGACTCTGGACTCTACTACTGTGATGGAAAACCTGCTGGTTATCTCAACGTGACCACACAGAAGAAACCTGACGGAGGGGGTAAAG CTGGACAGATCCAGAACCAGAAGAGACCCTCAGCAGAAAGAGGAACTGATCCCTGA
- the LOC125019527 gene encoding uncharacterized protein LOC125019527 isoform X2, producing MRVNIYCCLLACALGCHVSADLFHKVVEERQVVILPCRQPVKNKVTWSRERDGRKVDILTVDGDRDIKHIKDPGKRFSTFADKSLVIARADVSDSGKYLCDDEEAVELTVIPLGTRIHSVTERTSFSLNCPHDVGGSHDPGWRREMAGKEKPIRSDVSTESRSLIFTEVGPGDSGLYYCDGKPAGYLNVTTQKKPDGGGKGKTPPPTPPTTTPPPENSAPSDLWPVCVRTVVVVIYLITMISITAATWRKAGQIQNQKRPSAERGTDP from the exons ATGAGGGTGAACATCTACTGCTGCCTCTTAGCCTGTGCTCTGGGCTGTCATGTCTCTGCAG atttatttcataaagTAGTTGAAGAAAGACAGGTGGTGATTCTTCCTTGTCGTCAACCTGTGAAGAATAAAGTGAcgtggagcagagagagagatggaaggaaAGTTGATATTCTAACAGTTGATGGTGacagagacataaaacacattaaagatcCAGGCAAACGATTCAGTACATTTGCTGATAAATCTCTGGTCATTGCCAGAGCTGATGTCTCTGACTCTGGAaaatatctgtgtgatgatgaagaagCTGTGGAACTGACTGTGATCCCATTAG GAACCAGGATCCACAGTGTTACAGAGAGGACCAGCTTCTCTCTGAATTGTCCTCATGATGTTGGAGGATCACATGATCcaggatggaggagagaaatggctggaaaagaaaaaccaatCAGGTCTGATGTTTCCACTGAGAGCAGGAGTCTGATCTTCACTGAGGTTGGTCCTGGTGACTCTGGACTCTACTACTGTGATGGAAAACCTGCTGGTTATCTCAACGTGACCACACAGAAGAAACCTGACGGAGGGGGTAAAG GGAAAactccaccaccaacaccaccaactacaactcCTCCACCGGAAAACTCAG CTCCTTCTGACCTGTGGCCAGTGTGTGTTCGTACTGTGGTCGTAGTGATCTACTTAATCACCATGATCAGCATCACTGCTGCCACCTGGAGGAAAG CTGGACAGATCCAGAACCAGAAGAGACCCTCAGCAGAAAGAGGAACTGATCCCTGA
- the LOC125019527 gene encoding uncharacterized protein LOC125019527 isoform X1: MRVNIYCCLLACALGCHVSADLFHKVVEERQVVILPCRQPVKNKVTWSRERDGRKVDILTVDGDRDIKHIKDPGKRFSTFADKSLVIARADVSDSGKYLCDDEEAVELTVIPLGTRIHSVTERTSFSLNCPHDVGGSHDPGWRREMAGKEKPIRSDVSTESRSLIFTEVGPGDSGLYYCDGKPAGYLNVTTQKKPDGGGKGKTPPPTPPTTTPPPENSAPSDLWPVCVRTVVVVIYLITMISITAATWRKAGQIQNQKRPSAERGTDP; encoded by the exons ATGAGGGTGAACATCTACTGCTGCCTCTTAGCCTGTGCTCTGGGCTGTCATGTCTCTGCAG atttatttcataaagTAGTTGAAGAAAGACAGGTGGTGATTCTTCCTTGTCGTCAACCTGTGAAGAATAAAGTGAcgtggagcagagagagagatggaaggaaAGTTGATATTCTAACAGTTGATGGTGacagagacataaaacacattaaagatcCAGGCAAACGATTCAGTACATTTGCTGATAAATCTCTGGTCATTGCCAGAGCTGATGTCTCTGACTCTGGAaaatatctgtgtgatgatgaagaagCTGTGGAACTGACTGTGATCCCATTAG GAACCAGGATCCACAGTGTTACAGAGAGGACCAGCTTCTCTCTGAATTGTCCTCATGATGTTGGAGGATCACATGATCcaggatggaggagagaaatggctggaaaagaaaaaccaatCAGGTCTGATGTTTCCACTGAGAGCAGGAGTCTGATCTTCACTGAGGTTGGTCCTGGTGACTCTGGACTCTACTACTGTGATGGAAAACCTGCTGGTTATCTCAACGTGACCACACAGAAGAAACCTGACGGAGGGGGTAAAG GGAAAactccaccaccaacaccaccaactacaactcCTCCACCGGAAAACTCAG CTCCTTCTGACCTGTGGCCAGTGTGTGTTCGTACTGTGGTCGTAGTGATCTACTTAATCACCATGATCAGCATCACTGCTGCCACCTGGAGGAAAG CTGGACAGATCCAGAACCAGAAGAGACCCTCGGCAGAAAGAGGAACTGATCCCTGA
- the LOC125020268 gene encoding uncharacterized protein LOC125020268 isoform X2, which translates to MRSDDWIISDMRLNVYICLLLFVLASNVFAGLIHKAVEEKVTVTIDCCRHCVKNKVTWSRIRDGRKVDILTVDGDRDIKHIKDPDKRFSSLADKSLVIIRADVSDSGVYLCDDKPAVNLTVIPSGRKKVTTPSPTTTIESSHRENTGLIHREVEEKQIVTIRCCRHCVKNKVTWSRIRDRVKVDILTIDGDRYIKHIKDPDKRFSSLADKSLVIIRADVSDSGVYLCDDEEAVELTVISSGKKTPTFATAPLLENSAPSDLWPVCVRTVVVVIYLFTMISITAATWRKAGQIQNQKRPSAERGTDP; encoded by the exons ATGAGGTCTGACGATTGGATTATTTCAGACATGAGGCTGAATGTCTACATCTGTCTGCTCCTCTTTGTTCTGGCCTCCAACGTCTTCGCAG gtttaattcataAAGCAGTTGAAGAAAAGGTGACAGTCACTATTGATTGTTGTCGTCACTGTGTGAAGAATAAAGTGACGTGGAGCAGAATCAGAGATGGAAGGAAAGTTGATATTCTCACAGTTGATGGCGacagagacataaaacacattaaagatcCAGACAAACGATTCAGTTCATTAGCTGATAAATCTCTGGTCATTATCAGAGCCGACGTCTCTGACTCTGGAGTTTATCTGTGTGATGATAAACCAGCTGTGAACCTGACCGTGATCCCCTCAG GACGGAAAAAGGTGACGACACCTTCACCTACGACAACAATTGAGTCATCACACAGAGAGAACACAG gtttaaTCCATCGAGAAGTCGAGGAAAAGCAGATTGTGACTATTCGTTGTTGTCGTCACTGTGTGAAGAATAAAGTGACGTGGAGCAGAATCAGAGATCGAGTTAAAGTTGATATTCTCACAATTGATGGGGACAgatacataaaacacattaaagatcCAGACAAACGATTCAGTTCATTAGCTGATAAATCTCTGGTCATTATCAGAGCCGACGTCTCTGACTCTGGAGTttatctgtgtgatgatgaagaagCTGTGGAACTGACCGTGATCTCCTCAG gaaaaaagacaccAACATTCGCAACAGCGCCCCTTCTGGAAAACTCAG CTCCTTCTGACCTGTGGCCAGTGTGTGTTCGTACTGTGGTCGTAGTGATCTACTTATTCACCATGATCAGCATCACTGCTGCCACCTGGAGGAAAG CTGGACAGATCCAGAACCAGAAGAGACCCTCAGCAGAAAGAGGAACTGATCCCTGA
- the LOC125020268 gene encoding uncharacterized protein LOC125020268 isoform X1, whose amino-acid sequence MRSDDWIISDMRLNVYICLLLFVLASNVFAGLIHKAVEEKVTVTIDCCRHCVKNKVTWSRIRDGRKVDILTVDGDRDIKHIKDPDKRFSSLADKSLVIIRADVSDSGVYLCDDKPAVNLTVIPSGRKKVTTPSPTTTIESSHRENTGLIHREVEEKQIVTIRCCRHCVKNKVTWSRIRDRVKVDILTIDGDRYIKHIKDPDKRFSSLADKSLVIIRADVSDSGVYLCDDEEAVELTVISSGKKTPTFATAPLLENSAPLLENSAPSDLWPVCVRTVVVVIYLFTMISITAATWRKAGQIQNQKRPSAERGTDP is encoded by the exons ATGAGGTCTGACGATTGGATTATTTCAGACATGAGGCTGAATGTCTACATCTGTCTGCTCCTCTTTGTTCTGGCCTCCAACGTCTTCGCAG gtttaattcataAAGCAGTTGAAGAAAAGGTGACAGTCACTATTGATTGTTGTCGTCACTGTGTGAAGAATAAAGTGACGTGGAGCAGAATCAGAGATGGAAGGAAAGTTGATATTCTCACAGTTGATGGCGacagagacataaaacacattaaagatcCAGACAAACGATTCAGTTCATTAGCTGATAAATCTCTGGTCATTATCAGAGCCGACGTCTCTGACTCTGGAGTTTATCTGTGTGATGATAAACCAGCTGTGAACCTGACCGTGATCCCCTCAG GACGGAAAAAGGTGACGACACCTTCACCTACGACAACAATTGAGTCATCACACAGAGAGAACACAG gtttaaTCCATCGAGAAGTCGAGGAAAAGCAGATTGTGACTATTCGTTGTTGTCGTCACTGTGTGAAGAATAAAGTGACGTGGAGCAGAATCAGAGATCGAGTTAAAGTTGATATTCTCACAATTGATGGGGACAgatacataaaacacattaaagatcCAGACAAACGATTCAGTTCATTAGCTGATAAATCTCTGGTCATTATCAGAGCCGACGTCTCTGACTCTGGAGTttatctgtgtgatgatgaagaagCTGTGGAACTGACCGTGATCTCCTCAG gaaaaaagacaccAACATTCGCAACAGCGCCCCTTCTGGAAAACTCAG CGCCCCTTCTGGAAAACTCAG CTCCTTCTGACCTGTGGCCAGTGTGTGTTCGTACTGTGGTCGTAGTGATCTACTTATTCACCATGATCAGCATCACTGCTGCCACCTGGAGGAAAG CTGGACAGATCCAGAACCAGAAGAGACCCTCAGCAGAAAGAGGAACTGATCCCTGA